A single genomic interval of Saccharothrix saharensis harbors:
- a CDS encoding glutamate synthase subunit beta: MADPRGFLTTERETPRSRPVFLRLRDWREVYEEFERPKLEKQAGRCMDCGIPFCHQGCPLGNLIPEWNNLVWSDDWRKASERLHATNNFPEFTGTLCPAPCEAACVVGINGDPVTIKRVEISIIDRAWDEGWVTPQVPPTRTGRKVAVVGSGPAGLAAAQQLTRAGHDVTVLERADAIGGLLRYGIPEFKMEKWRLDRRLEQMRAEGTRFETNVNVGVDVTVERLRESYDAVVLAGGATAWRDLPVPGRELSGVHQAMEYLPGANKVARGELDAPPITAEGKHVVVIGGGDTGADCVGTAHRQGALSVTQLEIMPRPPEKRAEAHPWPTYPMLYRVTSAHEEGGERLYSVSTVEFLGDDQGAVRALKLVQVEASGGRFEPVPGSEREIPAQLVTLAMGFVGPEKDGLLTELGVALDARGNVARDERFATSVDGVFVAGDMGRGQSLIVWAIAEGRSAAAGVDAYLTGRTVLPRPIEPTDRPLV, encoded by the coding sequence ATGGCTGACCCTCGTGGGTTTCTCACCACCGAGCGTGAGACACCGCGCAGCCGTCCCGTTTTCCTGCGCCTGCGCGACTGGCGCGAGGTCTACGAGGAGTTCGAGCGGCCCAAGCTGGAGAAGCAGGCCGGTCGGTGCATGGACTGCGGCATCCCGTTCTGCCACCAGGGCTGTCCGCTGGGGAACCTGATCCCCGAGTGGAACAACCTGGTGTGGAGCGACGACTGGCGCAAGGCGTCGGAGCGGCTGCACGCCACGAACAACTTCCCGGAGTTCACCGGGACGTTGTGCCCGGCGCCGTGCGAGGCCGCGTGCGTGGTGGGGATCAACGGCGATCCCGTCACCATCAAGCGGGTCGAGATCTCCATCATCGACCGGGCGTGGGACGAGGGCTGGGTCACGCCCCAGGTGCCGCCGACGCGCACCGGCCGCAAGGTGGCCGTGGTGGGCTCCGGGCCTGCCGGTCTGGCCGCCGCGCAGCAGCTGACCCGCGCCGGGCACGACGTGACCGTGCTGGAGCGGGCCGACGCCATCGGCGGGTTGCTGCGCTACGGCATCCCCGAGTTCAAGATGGAGAAGTGGCGGCTGGACCGCCGGCTGGAGCAGATGCGCGCCGAGGGCACGCGGTTCGAGACGAACGTGAACGTCGGCGTGGACGTCACGGTCGAGCGGCTGCGCGAGTCCTACGACGCGGTGGTGCTGGCCGGTGGCGCGACGGCGTGGCGCGACCTGCCGGTGCCCGGACGGGAGCTGTCCGGGGTGCACCAGGCGATGGAGTACCTGCCGGGCGCGAACAAGGTGGCGCGCGGCGAGCTGGACGCGCCGCCCATCACCGCCGAGGGCAAGCACGTCGTCGTCATCGGTGGCGGTGACACCGGCGCGGACTGCGTGGGCACGGCCCACCGGCAGGGCGCGTTGTCGGTGACGCAGCTGGAGATCATGCCGAGGCCGCCGGAGAAGCGCGCCGAGGCCCACCCGTGGCCGACCTACCCGATGCTGTACCGGGTCACGTCGGCGCACGAGGAGGGCGGCGAGCGGCTGTACTCCGTGTCGACGGTGGAGTTCCTGGGCGACGACCAGGGCGCCGTGCGGGCGTTGAAGCTGGTCCAGGTGGAGGCGTCGGGCGGCCGGTTCGAGCCGGTGCCGGGCAGCGAGCGGGAGATCCCGGCGCAGCTGGTGACGCTGGCGATGGGCTTCGTCGGCCCGGAGAAGGACGGCCTGCTCACCGAGCTGGGCGTCGCGCTCGACGCGCGTGGCAACGTGGCGCGCGACGAGCGGTTCGCGACCTCGGTCGACGGCGTGTTCGTGGCGGGCGACATGGGTCGCGGCCAGTCGCTGATCGTGTGGGCCATCGCCGAGGGCCGCTCGGCCGCCGCCGGCGTGGACGCCTACCTGACGGGCCGCACCGTGTTGCCCCGGCCGATCGAGCCCACCGACCGACCGCTCGTGTGA
- a CDS encoding DUF4360 domain-containing protein yields the protein MFNFVAAVTLAAAVVIPPGGAPNTTPPPDHMTIDVVTVNGSGCPAGTAAVAVSPDNKAFTVTYSQFMAQVGVGALPTDFRKNCQLNLRMNIPQGFTYGIAQTDYRGFAHLEQGATGLERANYYFQGMSPTAYRSHSYPGPFSDDWQATDTTELAAIVYHPCGEQRLFNINTELRVSAGSSDTATTTSFMSMDSTDGSVETTYHFAWKVCP from the coding sequence ATGTTCAACTTCGTGGCGGCCGTCACCCTGGCGGCGGCGGTGGTCATCCCCCCGGGCGGGGCGCCGAACACCACCCCGCCCCCGGATCACATGACCATCGACGTGGTGACCGTCAACGGCTCCGGGTGCCCGGCCGGTACCGCGGCCGTGGCGGTCTCACCGGACAACAAGGCGTTCACCGTCACCTACAGCCAGTTCATGGCGCAGGTGGGCGTAGGCGCACTGCCCACCGACTTCCGGAAGAACTGCCAGCTCAACCTCAGGATGAACATCCCACAGGGGTTCACCTACGGCATCGCCCAGACCGACTACCGCGGCTTCGCCCACCTCGAGCAGGGCGCGACCGGTCTGGAACGGGCCAACTACTACTTCCAGGGCATGTCGCCGACCGCGTACCGGAGCCACAGCTACCCGGGACCGTTCAGCGACGACTGGCAGGCCACCGACACCACCGAACTCGCCGCGATCGTCTACCACCCGTGCGGTGAGCAGCGGCTGTTCAACATCAACACGGAGCTGCGGGTGAGCGCCGGCTCGTCGGACACCGCGACGACCACCAGCTTCATGTCGATGGACTCCACCGACGGCAGCGTGGAGACGACCTACCACTTCGCCTGGAAGGTCTGCCCCTGA
- a CDS encoding MarR family winged helix-turn-helix transcriptional regulator, with the protein MAEQEVPVAGDVATEQEYERFARHRIAELGGDADAFGLSYNVLHLAYMMITDYEALVHREQGWTMPGFRLMFKLWILGPTQPARLADLSGTTRSAMSNLINTLERAGLVERTRDGQDRRVVFVALTESGRAAVEGVFPRQNGREARWFAVLDSEERAQMVQLIRRVVAARPR; encoded by the coding sequence GTGGCAGAGCAGGAGGTGCCCGTCGCCGGCGACGTGGCGACGGAGCAGGAGTACGAGCGGTTCGCCCGGCACCGGATCGCCGAGCTCGGCGGCGACGCGGACGCGTTCGGCCTGTCGTACAACGTGTTGCACCTGGCGTACATGATGATCACCGACTACGAGGCGCTGGTGCACCGCGAGCAGGGGTGGACCATGCCCGGCTTCCGGCTGATGTTCAAGCTGTGGATCCTGGGCCCGACCCAGCCCGCGCGGCTGGCCGACCTGTCCGGCACCACCCGGTCGGCGATGTCGAACCTGATCAACACGCTGGAGCGCGCCGGGCTGGTGGAGCGGACCCGCGACGGCCAGGACCGGCGCGTGGTGTTCGTGGCGCTCACCGAGTCGGGTCGCGCGGCGGTCGAGGGCGTCTTCCCCCGGCAGAACGGCCGCGAGGCCCGCTGGTTCGCCGTGCTGGACTCCGAGGAGCGCGCGCAGATGGTGCAATTGATCCGACGAGTGGTCGCCGCCCGGCCGAGGTAA
- the gltB gene encoding glutamate synthase large subunit → MTHHHQPQGGLYDPQYEHDACGVAFVADLAGRRNHAIVNQALVALRNLEHRGARGAEPETGDGAGILIQVPDAFYREVVGFPLPEPGSYAVGTAFLPREGQDQVKADIERIAAEEGATVLGWRELPVDADHVGPTAKTTMPAFSQLFLSGAEGLELERLAFVVRKRVEHATDVYFPSLSGRTIVYKGMLTEPQVDKFFPDLTDERVTSSIGLVHSRFSTNTFPSWPLAHPYRYVAHNGEINTLRGNRNWMDARESVLATDLIPGDLSRVFPVITRGASDSATFDEVLELLHLGGRSLPHAVLMMIPEAWENHAEMDAQRRAFYEFHSTLMEPWDGPALVAFTDGTLIGAVLDRNGLRPARYWVTEDGLVVLGSEAGVLEFDPATIVRKGRLEPGRMFLVDTAEGRIIDDEEIKGQLAAEHPYQEWVAEGILHLSDLPAREREVPTHSSLVRRQQAFGYTEEEMALLLRPMARTGAEPIGSMGNDAPFAPLSDRPRQLFDYFSQLFAQVTNPPLDAIREELVTSLHATLGAEPNLLSVDGTSCRRISLPFPVVDNDELAKLVHVDDDGTLPEFRTFTVRGLYEVAGGGEALVRRLDEIRSEVSRAIEDGARLVVLSDRGVDATHAPIPSLLLTGAVHHHLVREKTRTQVDLIVEAGDAREVHHIALLIGYGAKAVNPYLAMASVEELPDVEPEVATRNLIKALGKGVRKTMSKMGVSTVASYTGAQIFEAIGLGDEVVDSCFTGTTSRLGGIGFDVIAEEVARRHRTAFPPDGFRPHHRELEVGGDYQWRREGEAHLFNPQTVFKLQHSTRTGRYDIFKEYTRSVDEQSKRLMTLRGLFAFKEGVREPVPIEEVEPVSSIVKRFATGAMSYGSISQEMHEVLAIAMNRLGARSNTGEGGEDAERFTPDPNGDSRRSAIKQVASGRFGVTSEYLVNADDIQIKMAQGAKPGEGGQLPGAKVYPWVAKTRHSTPGVGLISPPPHHDIYSIEDLAQLIHDLKNANPAARVHVKLVSEVGVGTVAAGVSKAHADVVLISGHDGGTGASPLSSIKHAGGPWELGLAETQQTLLANRLRDRIVVQADGQLKTGRDVVIAALLGAEEFGFATAPMVVSGCIMMRVCHLDTCPVGVATQNPVLRAKFAGKAEYVVNFFEFVAQEVRELLAQLGFRTLAEAVGHADLLDTRAAVDHWKAAGLDLSPIFHVPELPADAARHHVVAQDHGLDKALDNTLIQLAEGAIASGDRVRLELPVRNVNRTVGTMLGSEVTKRWGGEGLPDDTIDITFTGTAGQSFGAFVPRGITLRLIGDANDYVAKGLSGGRVVVRPVPDAQFAAEQHIIAGNVIGYGATGGEIFLRGKVGERFCVRNSGALAVVEGVGDHGCEYMTGGRVVVLGPTGRNFAAGMSGGIAYVLDAAAQRVNPEMVDLDPLTPADREFLRGAVEKHYLETDSAVAHALLADWDLAADRFTKVMPKDYKRVLAAQARAELEGRDVNEAIMEASHG, encoded by the coding sequence GTGACCCACCACCACCAGCCGCAAGGCGGCCTCTACGACCCGCAGTACGAGCACGACGCCTGTGGCGTCGCGTTCGTCGCCGACCTGGCCGGGCGTAGAAACCACGCGATCGTGAACCAGGCCCTGGTCGCGCTGCGCAACCTCGAACACCGGGGTGCCCGCGGCGCGGAACCCGAAACCGGTGACGGTGCGGGAATCCTGATCCAGGTCCCGGACGCGTTCTACCGCGAGGTCGTCGGCTTCCCGCTGCCCGAGCCCGGCAGCTACGCGGTCGGCACCGCGTTCCTCCCCCGGGAGGGGCAGGACCAGGTCAAGGCCGACATCGAGCGCATCGCCGCCGAAGAGGGGGCCACGGTCCTCGGGTGGCGCGAACTGCCGGTGGACGCCGACCACGTCGGCCCGACCGCGAAGACCACCATGCCCGCGTTCAGCCAGCTCTTCCTCAGCGGAGCGGAAGGCCTGGAACTGGAGCGGCTGGCGTTCGTGGTGCGCAAGCGCGTCGAGCACGCGACCGACGTGTACTTCCCGAGCCTGTCGGGGCGGACGATCGTCTACAAGGGCATGCTCACCGAGCCCCAGGTGGACAAGTTCTTCCCCGACCTGACCGACGAGCGGGTCACCAGCTCGATCGGCCTGGTGCACTCCCGGTTCTCCACCAACACGTTCCCGTCGTGGCCGCTGGCCCACCCGTACCGGTACGTGGCGCACAACGGCGAGATCAACACGTTGCGCGGCAACCGGAACTGGATGGACGCGCGCGAGTCGGTGCTCGCCACCGACCTGATCCCCGGCGACCTGTCCCGGGTGTTCCCGGTCATCACGCGCGGCGCCAGCGACTCGGCGACGTTCGACGAGGTGCTGGAGCTGCTGCACCTGGGCGGGCGCAGCCTGCCCCACGCGGTGCTGATGATGATCCCCGAGGCGTGGGAGAACCACGCCGAGATGGACGCGCAGCGGCGCGCGTTCTACGAGTTCCACTCCACGCTCATGGAGCCGTGGGACGGCCCGGCGCTGGTGGCGTTCACCGACGGCACGCTGATCGGCGCGGTGCTGGACCGCAACGGCCTGCGCCCGGCCCGGTACTGGGTCACCGAGGACGGCCTGGTCGTGCTCGGCAGCGAGGCGGGCGTGCTGGAGTTCGACCCCGCCACGATCGTGCGCAAGGGCCGGCTGGAGCCGGGCCGGATGTTCCTGGTCGACACCGCCGAGGGGCGGATCATCGACGACGAGGAGATCAAGGGGCAGCTCGCGGCCGAGCACCCGTACCAGGAGTGGGTCGCCGAGGGCATCCTGCACCTGTCCGACCTCCCGGCGCGTGAGCGCGAGGTGCCGACGCACTCGTCGCTGGTGCGTCGTCAGCAGGCGTTCGGCTACACGGAAGAGGAGATGGCGCTGCTGCTGCGGCCGATGGCCCGCACCGGCGCCGAACCGATCGGCTCGATGGGCAACGACGCGCCGTTCGCGCCGCTGTCGGACCGGCCGCGGCAGTTGTTCGACTACTTCAGCCAGCTGTTCGCCCAGGTGACCAACCCGCCGCTGGACGCGATCCGCGAGGAGCTGGTGACCTCGCTGCACGCCACCCTGGGCGCGGAGCCGAACCTGCTGTCGGTCGACGGCACGTCGTGCCGGCGGATCTCGCTGCCGTTCCCGGTGGTGGACAACGACGAGCTGGCCAAGCTCGTGCACGTGGACGACGACGGCACGCTGCCGGAGTTCCGCACGTTCACCGTGCGCGGCCTGTACGAGGTCGCGGGCGGCGGCGAGGCGCTGGTGCGGCGGCTGGACGAGATCCGGTCCGAGGTGTCGCGGGCCATCGAGGACGGCGCGCGGCTCGTCGTGCTGTCCGACCGGGGCGTGGACGCCACCCACGCGCCGATCCCGTCGCTGCTGCTCACCGGCGCGGTGCACCACCACCTGGTGCGCGAGAAGACCCGCACCCAGGTGGACCTGATCGTGGAGGCGGGCGACGCCCGCGAGGTGCACCACATCGCGCTGCTCATCGGCTACGGCGCGAAGGCGGTCAACCCGTACCTGGCGATGGCGTCGGTCGAGGAGCTGCCGGACGTCGAGCCGGAGGTGGCCACCCGGAACCTGATCAAGGCGCTGGGCAAGGGCGTGCGCAAGACGATGTCCAAGATGGGCGTCTCGACCGTGGCGTCCTACACCGGCGCGCAGATCTTCGAGGCGATCGGCCTCGGCGACGAGGTCGTGGACTCCTGCTTCACCGGCACCACGTCGCGGCTGGGCGGGATCGGCTTCGACGTCATCGCCGAGGAAGTGGCGCGACGGCACCGGACGGCGTTCCCGCCGGACGGCTTCCGGCCGCACCACCGCGAGCTGGAGGTCGGCGGCGACTACCAGTGGCGCCGCGAGGGCGAGGCGCACCTGTTCAACCCGCAGACGGTGTTCAAGCTCCAGCACTCCACCCGCACCGGGCGCTACGACATCTTCAAGGAGTACACGCGGTCGGTGGACGAGCAGTCCAAGCGGCTGATGACCTTGCGCGGGCTGTTCGCGTTCAAGGAGGGCGTGCGCGAGCCCGTGCCGATCGAGGAGGTCGAGCCGGTCTCGTCGATCGTCAAGCGGTTCGCCACCGGCGCCATGTCCTACGGGTCCATCTCGCAGGAGATGCACGAGGTCCTGGCGATCGCGATGAACCGGTTGGGCGCGCGCTCCAACACCGGTGAGGGCGGCGAGGACGCCGAGCGGTTCACCCCGGACCCCAACGGCGACTCGCGCCGTTCGGCGATCAAGCAGGTGGCGTCGGGCCGGTTCGGCGTGACGAGCGAGTACCTGGTCAACGCCGACGACATCCAGATCAAGATGGCGCAGGGCGCGAAGCCGGGCGAGGGCGGCCAGTTGCCGGGCGCGAAGGTGTACCCGTGGGTCGCCAAGACGCGGCACTCCACGCCCGGTGTCGGCCTGATCTCGCCGCCCCCGCACCACGACATCTACTCGATCGAGGACCTGGCCCAGCTCATCCACGACCTGAAGAACGCCAACCCGGCGGCGCGCGTCCACGTGAAGCTCGTCTCCGAGGTCGGCGTCGGCACGGTCGCGGCGGGCGTGTCCAAGGCCCACGCGGACGTCGTGCTGATCTCCGGCCACGACGGCGGTACCGGCGCGTCTCCCCTGTCGTCCATCAAGCACGCGGGCGGCCCCTGGGAGCTCGGCCTGGCCGAGACGCAGCAGACGCTGCTGGCCAACCGGCTGCGCGACCGGATCGTGGTGCAGGCCGACGGCCAGCTCAAGACCGGCCGGGACGTGGTGATCGCGGCGCTGCTCGGCGCGGAGGAGTTCGGCTTCGCCACCGCGCCCATGGTGGTGTCGGGCTGCATCATGATGCGGGTCTGCCACCTGGACACCTGCCCGGTGGGCGTGGCCACGCAGAACCCCGTGCTGCGGGCGAAGTTCGCGGGCAAGGCCGAGTACGTGGTGAACTTCTTCGAGTTCGTCGCGCAGGAGGTGCGGGAGCTGTTGGCGCAGCTCGGTTTCCGCACCCTGGCCGAGGCCGTCGGGCACGCGGACCTGCTCGACACGCGGGCCGCGGTGGACCACTGGAAGGCGGCCGGGCTCGACCTGTCGCCGATCTTCCACGTGCCCGAGCTGCCCGCGGACGCGGCGCGGCACCATGTCGTGGCGCAGGACCACGGGCTGGACAAGGCGTTGGACAACACGCTGATCCAGCTCGCCGAGGGCGCGATCGCCTCCGGTGACCGGGTCCGGCTGGAACTGCCGGTGCGCAACGTCAACCGCACCGTCGGCACCATGCTCGGCTCCGAGGTGACCAAGCGGTGGGGTGGCGAGGGCCTGCCGGACGACACCATCGACATCACGTTCACCGGCACGGCCGGGCAGTCGTTCGGCGCGTTCGTGCCGCGCGGCATCACGTTGCGGCTCATCGGTGACGCGAACGACTACGTGGCCAAGGGGTTGTCCGGCGGGCGGGTCGTCGTCCGGCCGGTGCCCGACGCGCAGTTCGCGGCCGAGCAGCACATCATCGCGGGCAACGTGATCGGCTACGGCGCGACCGGCGGCGAGATCTTCCTGCGCGGCAAGGTCGGCGAGCGGTTCTGCGTGCGCAACTCGGGCGCGCTGGCCGTGGTCGAGGGCGTGGGCGACCACGGCTGCGAGTACATGACCGGTGGGCGCGTGGTCGTGCTCGGCCCGACCGGGCGCAACTTCGCGGCGGGCATGTCCGGCGGCATCGCCTACGTGCTGGACGCGGCCGCGCAGCGGGTCAACCCGGAGATGGTGGACCTGGACCCGCTGACCCCGGCGGACCGCGAGTTCCTCCGCGGCGCGGTGGAGAAGCACTACCTGGAGACGGACTCGGCGGTGGCGCACGCGCTGCTGGCCGACTGGGACCTCGCGGCCGACCGGTTCACCAAGGTCATGCCGAAGGACTACAAGCGGGTGCTGGCGGCGCAGGCGAGGGCCGAGCTCGAAGGCCGCGACGTCAACGAAGCGATCATGGAGGCGTCCCATGGCTGA
- a CDS encoding GGDEF domain-containing protein, with protein MIGTRRFAITAAVVLVLATAASVAASFDVVAGGAAVVLDDLAQLATGLFATGCCWWTARRATGPDRRWRIATGFGMAGWSTGQALWTWYQLVERRAVPSPSLADAGYLSIVPFAFVALLVIGNHRRSDTPDALLDRRSPSARLVLLLDGVIVVGSLFGLAWTTSLGGLVAAGNPGSAAFLVAIAYPATDLVLLVIVVALSADRKVVLQPQLRLLGLGLAALAASDFAFAYLVSVQAPEVPPLANAGFVVGPALIGLAALAPPPSPSTGRGRDRRRWGWAYLLMPYVPLLVSSVLVLRRTVIGDLGPLDGVEIGCGFTVFVAVILRQLVTLVDNTKLVLLLRESERTLTHQAHHDPLTGLANRALFERRLDEAMDAHHRDGTPFGLLFVDLDDFKAVNDLSGHAHGDALLERVAQRLRQCVRDTDVVARLGGDEFGVLVEGVDEPEKVAFRVLDALGAEISASVGVVICADPDPEATAASVLGRADKAMYEAKRDGGRGLVIHP; from the coding sequence GTGATCGGGACGAGGCGGTTCGCCATCACGGCCGCGGTCGTGCTGGTGCTCGCCACCGCCGCGTCCGTGGCCGCGAGCTTCGACGTCGTCGCCGGCGGGGCCGCGGTGGTCCTCGACGACCTCGCCCAGCTCGCCACCGGCCTGTTCGCGACCGGTTGCTGCTGGTGGACGGCGCGCCGGGCGACCGGGCCGGACCGCCGGTGGCGGATCGCGACGGGCTTCGGCATGGCGGGCTGGTCCACCGGCCAGGCGCTGTGGACCTGGTACCAGCTCGTCGAGCGGCGCGCCGTGCCGTCGCCGTCGCTCGCGGACGCCGGCTACCTGAGCATCGTGCCGTTCGCGTTCGTCGCGCTGCTGGTGATCGGCAACCACCGCCGGTCCGACACGCCCGACGCGCTGCTGGACCGCCGCTCCCCCAGCGCCCGGCTGGTGCTGCTGCTCGACGGCGTGATCGTGGTCGGGTCGCTGTTCGGGCTGGCCTGGACGACGTCGCTGGGCGGGCTGGTCGCGGCGGGCAACCCGGGTTCGGCGGCGTTCCTGGTGGCCATCGCCTACCCGGCGACCGACCTGGTGCTGCTGGTGATCGTGGTGGCGCTGAGCGCGGACCGCAAGGTCGTGCTGCAACCCCAGCTGCGGCTGCTCGGGCTCGGCCTGGCCGCGCTGGCCGCGTCCGACTTCGCGTTCGCCTACCTGGTGAGCGTCCAGGCGCCGGAGGTGCCACCGCTGGCCAACGCCGGGTTCGTGGTCGGGCCCGCGCTGATCGGCCTGGCCGCGCTCGCGCCCCCGCCGTCCCCGTCGACCGGCCGGGGTCGCGACCGGCGGCGGTGGGGGTGGGCCTACCTGCTGATGCCGTACGTGCCGTTACTGGTCAGCAGCGTCCTGGTGCTGCGGCGCACGGTCATCGGGGACCTCGGGCCGTTGGACGGGGTGGAGATCGGCTGCGGGTTCACCGTGTTCGTCGCGGTGATCCTGCGGCAGCTCGTGACCCTGGTGGACAACACGAAGCTCGTGCTGCTGCTGCGCGAGTCGGAGCGGACCCTGACGCACCAGGCGCACCACGACCCGTTGACCGGGTTGGCCAACCGGGCGCTGTTCGAGCGCCGGCTGGACGAGGCGATGGACGCCCACCACCGCGACGGCACGCCGTTCGGGTTGCTGTTCGTGGACCTGGACGACTTCAAGGCGGTCAACGACCTCTCCGGTCACGCGCACGGCGACGCGCTGCTCGAACGGGTGGCGCAGCGGCTGCGGCAGTGCGTCCGCGACACCGACGTGGTCGCCCGGCTCGGTGGCGACGAGTTCGGCGTGCTGGTCGAGGGGGTGGACGAGCCGGAGAAGGTGGCGTTCCGCGTCCTGGACGCGCTCGGCGCGGAGATCAGCGCGTCCGTCGGCGTGGTGATCTGCGCCGACCCTGACCCCGAGGCGACCGCCGCGTCCGTCCTCGGCCGGGCCGACAAGGCCATGTACGAGGCCAAGCGCGACGGTGGGCGGGGTCTGGTCATCCACCCGTAG
- a CDS encoding serine/threonine-protein kinase: MSPSVSDNVLADRYQLIEPIGIGGMAEVHRAWDTVLRRHVAIKVFQPGFDPAAAQRFDNEVRVLAGLSHPALVSVYDADTKADTPFVVLRLIEGRTLHDRLVLGSLPLDDARRLGARLADALAHVHAHDLVHRDVKPANILLDREDDAYLADFGLAHLTGATRLTRTNQLVGTAAYLAPEQVLGQDIGTPTDVYALGLVLLECLTGRREYTGSEVEAAVARLHRPPAIPDDLPADVRALLARMTAAAPDERPTAHDCARALLGASLPAAASLPEADTEELPRSVGRPVWKALVASAGALIGAFAITMAAMSGDDPTTSVPPGSTQQAPPEQAAASDAPRDQAEPRFIRTPQDQGGTTSAPTRATTSADAVEPAVEEGREPVAGTTTAPAATTTARPTTEAPTTPVETSTPAPEPEPSAQPTEGAQPTEDAQPSDEDRDPVDD; the protein is encoded by the coding sequence GTGTCACCCTCGGTAAGCGACAACGTGCTGGCCGACCGCTACCAGCTCATCGAGCCGATCGGGATCGGCGGCATGGCCGAGGTGCACCGCGCCTGGGACACCGTGTTGCGGCGGCACGTCGCGATCAAGGTGTTCCAGCCCGGGTTCGACCCGGCGGCGGCGCAGCGCTTCGACAACGAGGTGCGCGTGCTGGCGGGGCTGTCCCACCCGGCGTTGGTGTCGGTGTACGACGCGGACACCAAGGCGGACACGCCCTTCGTCGTGCTCCGGCTGATCGAAGGGCGGACGCTGCACGACCGCCTGGTGCTCGGGTCGTTGCCCCTCGACGACGCGCGTCGGCTCGGTGCCCGGTTGGCGGACGCGTTGGCGCACGTGCACGCGCACGACCTGGTGCACCGCGACGTGAAGCCGGCGAACATCCTGCTGGACCGGGAGGACGACGCCTACCTGGCGGACTTCGGCCTGGCGCACCTGACCGGCGCGACGCGGTTGACCCGGACGAACCAGCTTGTCGGCACGGCCGCCTACCTCGCACCGGAGCAGGTGCTCGGCCAGGACATCGGCACCCCGACCGACGTCTACGCGCTGGGGCTGGTGCTGCTGGAGTGCCTGACCGGACGACGGGAGTACACGGGCAGTGAGGTGGAAGCCGCGGTGGCGCGGTTGCACCGGCCACCCGCCATCCCCGACGACCTGCCCGCCGACGTCCGCGCGCTGCTGGCCCGGATGACGGCTGCCGCGCCGGACGAGCGCCCCACGGCCCACGACTGCGCGCGAGCGCTCCTGGGCGCTTCCCTCCCCGCGGCGGCCTCACTGCCCGAGGCGGACACCGAGGAGCTGCCGCGGTCGGTGGGGCGTCCGGTGTGGAAGGCGCTCGTCGCGTCGGCGGGTGCGCTGATCGGTGCCTTCGCCATCACGATGGCGGCGATGTCCGGCGACGACCCGACGACGTCCGTGCCGCCGGGGTCCACGCAGCAGGCGCCGCCGGAGCAGGCGGCGGCGTCCGACGCGCCGCGGGACCAGGCCGAGCCCCGGTTCATCCGCACCCCGCAGGACCAGGGCGGCACGACGAGCGCCCCGACCCGAGCCACCACGTCGGCGGACGCGGTGGAACCCGCGGTCGAGGAGGGGCGGGAGCCGGTGGCGGGCACCACGACCGCCCCGGCCGCGACCACGACGGCGCGGCCCACCACGGAGGCGCCGACCACACCGGTCGAGACGTCGACACCCGCTCCCGAACCCGAGCCGTCCGCGCAGCCCACCGAAGGCGCCCAGCCCACTGAGGACGCCCAGCCCTCCGACGAGGACCGAGACCCTGTTGATGACTGA
- a CDS encoding DUF4360 domain-containing protein: protein MLTLVAAAALTLSAFVPTAETAVDAPPDYVTVQVRTVNGSGCPAGTAAVAASPDRTAFTVTYSQFLAQAGGESDPTDFRKNCQLALELGYPQGFTYGIAQADYRGFAHLQRGATGMEQGSYYIQGTSPTARKSHSYTGPFSDNWQATDATEWDAIVYAPCGEQRMFNVNTELRVTAGTSTGTSFMVMDSTDSSVSTTYHFSWKRC, encoded by the coding sequence ATGCTGACCTTAGTGGCCGCGGCCGCATTGACCCTGTCCGCGTTCGTCCCCACCGCTGAAACGGCGGTCGACGCGCCGCCCGATTACGTCACGGTCCAGGTGAGGACCGTGAACGGGTCGGGTTGCCCGGCCGGCACCGCGGCGGTCGCCGCCTCGCCCGACCGCACCGCGTTCACCGTCACGTACAGCCAGTTCCTCGCCCAGGCGGGCGGCGAGTCCGACCCGACCGACTTCCGGAAGAACTGCCAGCTCGCGCTGGAGCTGGGCTACCCGCAGGGCTTCACCTACGGCATCGCCCAGGCCGACTACCGCGGGTTCGCCCACCTCCAGCGCGGTGCCACGGGCATGGAGCAGGGCAGCTACTACATCCAGGGCACGTCGCCCACCGCGCGCAAGAGCCATTCCTACACCGGGCCTTTCAGCGACAACTGGCAGGCCACCGACGCCACGGAATGGGACGCCATCGTCTACGCGCCGTGCGGTGAACAGCGGATGTTCAACGTCAACACCGAACTCCGGGTCACCGCGGGCACGTCCACCGGTACCAGTTTCATGGTGATGGATTCGACCGACAGCAGCGTGAGCACCACGTACCACTTCTCGTGGAAGAGGTGCTAG